In one window of Microtus pennsylvanicus isolate mMicPen1 chromosome 2, mMicPen1.hap1, whole genome shotgun sequence DNA:
- the LOC142844865 gene encoding olfactory receptor 4F3/4F16/4F29-like: MEGKNQSVVTEFVFLGLTKSWDIQLFLFVFSSMFYVASMTGNSLIVFAVASDTHLHSPMYFLLANLSFIDLGVSSVFSPKMIYDLLRKHKVITFRGCITQIFFIHFVNGVEVILLIAMAFDRYVAICKPLHYLTIMSPKMCILFSVASWVAGFIHSLIQLAFVVNLPFCGPNVLDSFYCDFPGFIKLACVDTFSTYRLKLLVSVNTGFMAVGSFFILIISYIVIIFTVQKHSSSGSSKALSTLSAHVTVVVLFFGPVMFIYTRPSSFTHLDKFLSIFEAVVTPILNPVIYTFRNQEMKKAMMRVFKHIVGCRK, from the coding sequence atggaaggaaagaatcagtctGTGGTGACAGAGTTTGTGTTCCTGGGACTCACCAAATCTTGGGACATCCAATTATTCCtttttgtgttctcttccatgTTTTATGTCGCAAGCATGACAGGAAACTCCCTCATCGTGTTCGCTGTGGCTTCTGACACTCACTTACACTCTCCTATGTACTTTCTGTTGGCTAACCTCTCCTTCATTGACTtgggtgtttcttctgttttttcccccaagaTGATTTATGATCTGTTGAGAAAGCATAAAGTCATCACTTTTAGAGGGTGCATCACCCAAATATTCTTCATTCACTTCGTTAATGGTGTGGAGGTGATTTTACTCATAGCCATGGCCtttgacagatatgtggccatatgtAAACCTCTCCATTATCTGACCATTATGAGCCCAAAGATGTGCATCTTGTTTTCAGTGGCCTCCTGGGTGGCTGGCTTTATCCATTCTCTCATTCaattggcttttgtagtaaacttACCATTTTGTGGACCAAATGTTTTGGACAGCTTCTATTGTGACTTTCCTGGGTTCATCAAACTTGCCTGTGTAGATACATTCAGTACATACAGACTGAAATTACTGGTCTCTGTCAACACTGGATTCATGGCTGTAGGTTCCTTCTTCATACTGATCATTTCCTATATTGTCATCATATTTACTGTTCAGAAACATTCTTCAAGTGGCTCCTCTAAGGCCCTGTCTACACTTTCAGCTCATGTGACTGTGGTGGTCTTATTCTTTGGCCCTGTGATGTTCATCTACACACGGCCTTCTTCTTTCACACACTTGGATAAATTTCTGTCCATATTTGAGGCAGTTGTCACTCCCATTCTGAACCCTGTGATCTACACATTCAGgaatcaagaaatgaaaaaggcAATGATGAGAGTATTTAAACATATAGTGGGGTGTAGAAAATAA
- the LOC142844238 gene encoding olfactory receptor 4F21-like — protein sequence MPMDQLNDSIVSEFVLLGLSGSWKTKAFLMLTFSTLYLGIIVGNLFIVILVFADSHLHSPMYFLLANLSLNDVWVSSTTVPKMISDLLKECKIISFYSCMTQIFFIHIMGAGEMVLLIAMAIDRYTAICKPLRYLSIMSPKICISFVIAAWVTGVVHALVQFSFVINLPFCGPNKVDSFYCDFPRIIQLACTDGDKFEFVVAANSGFLSMGAFFLLLLSYMFILITVWKRSSGDLSKALGTLSAHITVVVLFFTPCMFLYVWPFPASAVDKYLFIADFAITPALNPVIYTLRNKDIRVSIQRLYKKFGYDSFC from the coding sequence ATGCCAATGGATCAACTAAATGACTCCATAGTTTCTGAGTTTGTGCTTCTAGGACTCTCTGGTTCTTGGAAAACGAAAGCTTTTCTCATGCTGACATTCTCTACACTCTACTTAGGAATCATTGTTGGAAATCTCTTCATTGTCATTTTGGTCTTTGCTGACTCTCATTTACATTCACCTATGTACTTCCTGTTGGCCAACCTGTCTTTGAATGATGTGTGGGTTTCCTCAACCACCGTTCCAAAGATGATTTCAGATCTTCTGAAAGaatgtaaaataatttctttctacAGTTGCATGACTCAGATCTTTTTTATCCACATTATGGGAGCAGGGGAGATGGTGCTGCTCATAGCCATGGCAATTGACAGGTACACAGCCATCTGTAAGCCTCTGCGCTACTTGAGCATCATGAGCCCTAAAATATGCATTTCATTTGTAATTGCTGCCTGGGTCACTGGTGTGGTCCATGCTCTGGTCCAGTTCTCTTTTGTTATAAACCTGCCTTTTTGTGGTCCTAACAAAGTAGACAGCTTTTACTGTGACTTCCCTCGAATCATACAACTTGCATGTACTGATGGAGACAAGTTTGAGTTTGTTGTTGCTGCCAACAGTGGCTTCCTGAGCATGGGagccttcttcctgcttctcctctcctaTATGTTCATTTTGATCACCGTCTGGAAAAGGTCCTCAGGGGACTTGTCCAAGGCGTTGGGCACTCTGTCAGCACACATCACCGTGGTTGTTCTTTTTTTCACTCCATGCATGTTTCTCTATGTGTGGCCTTTCCCCGCATCAGCAGTTGACAAATACCTGTTTATTGCTGACTTTGCTATCACACCTGCTCTGAATCCTGTCATCTATACACTTAGGAACAAAGATATAAGAGTATCAATCCAAAGATTATACAAAAAGTTTGGTTATGACAGTTTTTGCTGA